TGCAATTGATATGCCGCCAATTGCGGCCTTTTCGATTACTATGTTGGGGGGTTTTTGGTCCAGCCTTATTCCTATGTTGCCAAGTTCCGTCCTCAGGACATTTTCGTGGTACGGCTGGAACACATCGAGCACCAGGATTACAAGGTCCGCGCTTCGCGCTACTGCCAGAATCCTCTTTCCAAGCCCCTTTCCCTTTGACGCCCCTTCGATAATTCCTGGAAGATCAAGCACCTGTATTCTTGCACCCTTGTAGTCCAGAATTCCTGGGACTACCGTAAGCGTGGTGAACTGGTATGCTGCAACTGCGGATTTTGAGCCGGTGAGCTTGTTGAGAAGAGTTGACTTGCCGACACTTGGCAGTCCGATGAACACCACTGTGGCATCTCCCGTACGCTTGACGTCAAAGCCTTCGGTGCTGATTCCTGATTTCTTTGACTGGGTTTTTTCCTGCTCTCTTTTGAGCTTTGCAATCTTTGCCTTGAGCAATCCAACGTGATGTTCCGTTGCCTTGTTCAGCTGTGTCTTTAGTATCTCGTCTTGGATAGCTTTGATCTTTTCGGGAATTCCCATGTTTCAACTAATGACTCGAATTTCTCAATAAAAAACCTACTTGATTGATTATTATCTGGGTCAGGAAAAATAATTTCGTGAGACGCAAAACATTTGCAGTCGACATAGATGGAACTCTGACTGAGAATGGTGGCGGCAGGATACACCTTGGAGCGCTAAACGCGCTGAGGTACATGAGAAAGCTTGGGCACAACGTGATTCTTGTTTCGGGGCGCTCATCAATTGAGGGATATCTGCTGTCAGTATATGGGGGGCTAAACACCATCGCAGTAGGAGAGAACGGTGGGTGCATCACGCATGGCGCAAACGAGCACATCCTGCTTGGAAACAAGGACCAGTGTGTCGACGCGCTGCAACTGATTCGCTCCCGTGTGTCAGGAGTGGTCGAAAAACCCGTGTTTCCAAGGATGACTGAGGTGGTGCTTGAGAGAACGTTTGACATTAATGACGCAAAAAAAGTTGTAGTAGATCACGGAATGGACGTGGTGCTATCAGACAGCCAATATGCAATACATATCAACTCTGCAGGTATTAACAAGGCAACGGGGTTTCAACAGGTAATGAAAAGGCTGGACATCTCATTTGAGGACGTCATATCAATAGGCGACAGCGATACTGACATACCGCTGTTTAGGGCAGGCAAGTTCAGCATTGCGGTTGGCAATGCGTCTGACGCGGTAAAGGCGGCAGCAACGATATCTGTGCAATCACATGCTGGGGACGGGGTTGTTGAGGCACTTAACAAGATCGCCCCGACGTTTTCGGAGTAACACTCATGAGTTTTAGAGTTCTTCTTGATGAAATAAACGGAAACATCACAAAAATAGTAAATGATCTTAGAATACCTCAAACCGACTTTGTGCTAGAGCCTGCAAAGGAAGGATTTGGCGATGTCACGTGCAACGTGGCGTTTCTTGCAGCAAAACATCTCAAAAAGAGGCCATTTGAGATTGCCCAGTCTGTTGCAGAAAAGTACCTGCCGTATCTTGGCGGCCTTGTCTCAAAGGTGGAGGCGCATCCTTCGGGCTATGTGAATTTCTTTGCAGACAATGCACGTCTGTCAAAAATGATAATCAATGCGACGCAGACAGAGTCCTTTGGCAAAGTCGACATCGGCGAGAATGCGCGAATCGTAGTGGAGCACACCAGCGTAAATCCGAATAAGGCGCTGCACATTGGCCACGTGCGAAACGTGGTGATTGGCGACACCGTGGCAAGAATCCTTGCACATGTTGGATATGACGTCAAGGTGCTCAACTACGTAGATGATTCTGGCCTCCAAGTGGCGGACATACTGGTCGGATTTAGGAACCTTGGATTCTCCGAGTCTCCTCCAGCAGGGCAAAAGTTTGATCAGTACTGCGGGGATGTCGTATACGTAAAGACGACAGAAAAATATGAATCTGAACCGAGCCTGCAGGAAACTCGGAACAACGTACTCAAGGACCTCGAGGATGGAAACTCGGAGATTGCCAAGTTTGCAAAAGTGATAACTCGCCGCGTTCTCGAGGAACAGCTCAAGACGTGCTGGAGGCTAGGTGCGTCATACGACTGCATAAACTTTGAATCCGAAATTGTTCGATCAAAGCTCTGGCCGCAGATATTTGAGAAGCTAAAGGAAATGAATCTGATTAAATTTGAAAAAGAGGGCAAGAACGCAGGCTGCTGGGTCATACCTTCCGAGGGCGAGGAAGACAAGGTGCTAGTCAGGAGCAATGGAACTGCCACCTACATCGCAAAGGACATACCGTATGCGGCATGGAAGCTGGGGCTTGTCGAGGATCCGTTCTACTACAAAAAATACGTCCAGCAGGAAAACGGAAGGATTCTGTGGCAGACGACACTTGAGGAAAACGGGGAGCAAAGGCAGAGCTTTGTCACGGACAAGGTGATCACGGTAATAGACTCAAGGCAGGCAAGACTGCAAAATATAATCACCAAACTGATCTCAAAGTTCAGCACCAGCGCAAAGTCGTACATCCACCTTGGTTACGAATCTGTGACGCTGAGCTCCGAGACTGCTGGCATGCTGGGCATGGACACGCAGGGAAAGAGCGCGCAGATGTCTGGCAGAAAGGGGTTGTACGTTACTGCGGACTCTGTACTGGACATGCTTGAGGCAAAGGTGACCGAAGAGACAAAGAAGAGAAACCCTGACTTTACTGGCGACCTGCTGCGGGACACTGCCAGAAAGGTGTCGATGGGGACACTCCGGTACGAAATGATAAAGCAGGATCTTGACAAAATGATCACGTTTGATCTCACAAAGTCGCTGAGTCTGGAAGGTGACACTGCGTCATACGTCCAGTATTCGTACGTGCGGGCTCTGAGGATACTTGAGAAGGCAAACAAAAAACCGAACTTTGACGCATCGTACGAACTGCTGACCGACGAACGTGAGCTGGGGCTCGTAAAGACAATCGGCAAGTTTGATCTTAGCGTGCGCGACGCAGCGAACAATCTCTCACCAAAGGTGATTGCGAGGTATTGTTACTCGCTTGCAGTCGCACTCAACGCATTTTACGAGCACGTGCGAGTTCTTGACGGCAATGATGAGAGTCTGCTGAACGCCAGGCTGTGCCTGCTGGTTGCATTCAAGTCGTGCCTTGAGCGCGGGTTGCATCTTGTAGGAATAGATGTGCCTGAACGAATGTAATGTGTTTGTTTGAAGTAGACAAACTAGCGGATAATATCGCTCAACATGTAAATTTTTTACGGTATGATATCCATAGATGGAAACCATTTAGATAACATGTGTGACTCGTGTGATGGCCCAGTTGACATTACTGACGGGACGATCATATATGGAGCAAAATGGTACCATCGGGAATGCTGGAACTCATTAGAAAGTGGTGTGGAATTTGGTAAGAGCAATAGTGGTTGACGACGACGTGGACACCGTGGAGGTGTTCTGCGAGTATCTGGAGATTAAGGACATATCTGTAATCGGGAGGGGCTACAATGGAAAGACGGCGTACGAACTATATGCAAAGCTAAATCCTGATGTCGTCCTGCTTGACGTGATGATGCCAGAATATGACGGCTTTTACGGACTGGAAAACATCAAAAAACTAAATCCGGCTGCAAAGGTGATCATGGTGACGGCGGACCTCACATATGATACGGAAAGGAAGCTAAAGGCACTCAATGCAT
Above is a window of Candidatus Nitrosotenuis cloacae DNA encoding:
- a CDS encoding phosphoglycolate phosphatase, with amino-acid sequence MRRKTFAVDIDGTLTENGGGRIHLGALNALRYMRKLGHNVILVSGRSSIEGYLLSVYGGLNTIAVGENGGCITHGANEHILLGNKDQCVDALQLIRSRVSGVVEKPVFPRMTEVVLERTFDINDAKKVVVDHGMDVVLSDSQYAIHINSAGINKATGFQQVMKRLDISFEDVISIGDSDTDIPLFRAGKFSIAVGNASDAVKAAATISVQSHAGDGVVEALNKIAPTFSE
- a CDS encoding OBG GTPase family GTP-binding protein; amino-acid sequence: MGIPEKIKAIQDEILKTQLNKATEHHVGLLKAKIAKLKREQEKTQSKKSGISTEGFDVKRTGDATVVFIGLPSVGKSTLLNKLTGSKSAVAAYQFTTLTVVPGILDYKGARIQVLDLPGIIEGASKGKGLGKRILAVARSADLVILVLDVFQPYHENVLRTELGNIGIRLDQKPPNIVIEKAAIGGISIAQQVKLTSLSEKLIKEILHVYGMTSARVLIREDITAEQLVDHLTGDKSYASSLTVLNKIDLVDEKFVKEVKTKVKSEVIPVSADGGINIELVKEKIYEKLDFIRLYMRPKGGETDYKEPLIIRRHSTVEDVCNKLHRNLKKDFRYGLVWGKSVKFGGQRVGLQHILEDEDVLTIIKTR
- a CDS encoding arginine--tRNA ligase, coding for MSFRVLLDEINGNITKIVNDLRIPQTDFVLEPAKEGFGDVTCNVAFLAAKHLKKRPFEIAQSVAEKYLPYLGGLVSKVEAHPSGYVNFFADNARLSKMIINATQTESFGKVDIGENARIVVEHTSVNPNKALHIGHVRNVVIGDTVARILAHVGYDVKVLNYVDDSGLQVADILVGFRNLGFSESPPAGQKFDQYCGDVVYVKTTEKYESEPSLQETRNNVLKDLEDGNSEIAKFAKVITRRVLEEQLKTCWRLGASYDCINFESEIVRSKLWPQIFEKLKEMNLIKFEKEGKNAGCWVIPSEGEEDKVLVRSNGTATYIAKDIPYAAWKLGLVEDPFYYKKYVQQENGRILWQTTLEENGEQRQSFVTDKVITVIDSRQARLQNIITKLISKFSTSAKSYIHLGYESVTLSSETAGMLGMDTQGKSAQMSGRKGLYVTADSVLDMLEAKVTEETKKRNPDFTGDLLRDTARKVSMGTLRYEMIKQDLDKMITFDLTKSLSLEGDTASYVQYSYVRALRILEKANKKPNFDASYELLTDERELGLVKTIGKFDLSVRDAANNLSPKVIARYCYSLAVALNAFYEHVRVLDGNDESLLNARLCLLVAFKSCLERGLHLVGIDVPERM
- a CDS encoding response regulator, producing the protein MVRAIVVDDDVDTVEVFCEYLEIKDISVIGRGYNGKTAYELYAKLNPDVVLLDVMMPEYDGFYGLENIKKLNPAAKVIMVTADLTYDTERKLKALNASAVIYKPYEIDSVIETIHKVHTGSISLLQ